One genomic segment of Bacteroides caccae includes these proteins:
- a CDS encoding MFS transporter — translation MITMKELEAPVRQWVPDWLGLISIFVVILPVTMLNGSYTGSMLEVSNTLGTNSEDITMGYYAASAGMAIAYPIIPKVLAAFSVKSLLLIDLILQFFLSWVCARTQNADILIVCSFAVGFLKGFLMLWFIRYAQKIFSRKNVRSEFYSYFYPLVYGGGQASMLVTALLAYYYNWKYMYYFMMMLILIAILFVIICFRHNRPVKAVALSDLHIREMFVISTGLLMLMYVINYGKVLDWMASGKVCAYIIIAPMLIALFIWYQSHSEKPYVSLAPLFQAKAIVGYLYMMLVMFFSTSTTLLTNYLTIILKVDTTHTYSLYIYLLPGYIVGAFICFWWFRWQRWRFRFLIAGGMSCFVIFFGILYFGISPNSTYEMLYLPLFFRGLGMLTLIIAFALFAVEDLNPKFLLSNAFFLIIFRSVLTPIMATSFYSNVLYRLEQKYMYSLSETITTADPLAASRYSQSLNNALAQGHGNAEAAQLATNSLYTTLQQQSLLLALKEILGYLLVISIIIAVVSRFIPFHKTLRVTFKRTGDDMV, via the coding sequence ATGATAACGATGAAGGAGTTGGAAGCACCTGTCCGCCAATGGGTGCCCGATTGGCTTGGACTTATCAGTATCTTCGTCGTGATTCTTCCTGTCACTATGCTCAATGGTTCTTATACGGGTAGTATGCTCGAAGTTTCGAATACACTCGGTACGAATTCGGAAGATATAACAATGGGATATTATGCCGCTTCGGCAGGCATGGCTATCGCGTATCCCATTATTCCTAAAGTCCTTGCTGCCTTTTCCGTGAAATCGCTGTTGCTGATTGACTTGATACTGCAATTCTTCCTGAGTTGGGTTTGCGCCCGTACGCAGAATGCCGATATTTTGATTGTTTGCAGTTTTGCCGTCGGCTTCTTAAAAGGATTTCTTATGCTGTGGTTTATCCGTTACGCCCAAAAGATTTTCAGCCGGAAGAATGTGCGTAGCGAGTTTTATTCTTATTTTTATCCGTTAGTGTACGGTGGGGGACAGGCTTCGATGTTGGTAACCGCTCTGTTGGCATATTATTATAACTGGAAATATATGTATTATTTTATGATGATGCTGATTTTGATAGCTATTCTATTTGTTATCATCTGTTTCCGTCATAACCGCCCTGTTAAAGCCGTTGCCTTGTCCGACTTGCATATTCGTGAAATGTTTGTTATCTCGACCGGACTGCTGATGTTGATGTATGTTATCAATTATGGAAAAGTGCTCGATTGGATGGCGTCCGGCAAGGTATGCGCATATATCATCATAGCTCCTATGTTGATTGCCTTGTTTATCTGGTATCAGAGCCATTCGGAGAAACCTTATGTAAGTCTTGCACCCTTATTTCAGGCTAAAGCGATTGTCGGCTATCTTTATATGATGCTTGTCATGTTTTTCAGTACATCAACCACTTTATTGACTAACTATCTGACTATTATTCTGAAAGTGGACACTACGCATACCTATTCTCTTTATATCTATCTGCTTCCCGGATATATAGTCGGTGCGTTTATCTGCTTCTGGTGGTTTCGCTGGCAGCGTTGGCGTTTCCGCTTTCTGATAGCGGGGGGAATGAGTTGCTTTGTGATTTTCTTCGGTATCCTGTATTTCGGCATCTCTCCGAATAGCACTTATGAAATGTTATACCTGCCCTTATTCTTTCGTGGCTTGGGAATGTTGACTTTGATTATAGCTTTCGCCTTGTTTGCCGTAGAAGATTTGAATCCGAAATTCTTATTGTCGAATGCTTTCTTTCTGATTATTTTCCGTTCCGTATTGACGCCCATTATGGCTACTTCGTTTTATAGCAATGTACTGTACCGGCTGGAACAAAAATATATGTATTCTTTGTCGGAGACTATAACGACTGCCGACCCACTGGCAGCGTCACGGTATAGCCAATCTTTGAACAACGCACTGGCGCAGGGGCACGGAAATGCCGAGGCGGCACAACTGGCAACTAATTCTTTATATACCACCTTGCAACAGCAAAGTCTATTGCTCGCACTGAAAGAAATACTGGGCTATCTGCTGGTTATATCAATCATCATTGCTGTTGTTTCCCGTTTTATTCCGTTCCATAAGACACTCCGTGTCACATTTAAAAGAACAGGCGACGATATGGTTTAA
- a CDS encoding bifunctional DNA primase/polymerase, with product METKKGFLELLFLTDEQEYTIDRYWERGGIFVLLLFILSVLPYSSKAQMSSDSLVQKIAGYIDAIQNFGDVLPQEKVYLHFDNTSYYQGDPIWFQCYVVTPGLNHPTELSKTLYVELLNPGGEIISKRVLPIRNGRCHSSFELTQLPFYSGFYEVRAYTKYMLNFGEEIIFSRVLPVFDKPANPGEYKEKNIQKYAVYKYPQTRKKAMKAKKVNLKFFPEGGNLVKGVPSQVAFEATDAYGNPITLFGRIINRRKEEIGHFATIHEGRGVFTYIPTGEDADKAEVELGGKKYRFDLPEVCSQGYVLHVDNLTSEDSIAVSVQKNTYTPSNLLGLAVIAHGKLLNSCLLNVGKNTPVSFKLDKSEWTPGVVQLVLFDTAGQIIADRLVFTRKPELLAVDVRKSKESYQPFERVTLDFSVRDTTGNPVSAPMSVSIRDGWEEVESRHSMLVDLLLMSEIKGYVHRPLYYFEVNDMEHRLALDCLLMVQGWRRYKWKYAAGVEPFELKYMPEQGIEVHGQVVSFVRGKPKPNMQVSSFLAKRGEEEISSGMTSFGLLETDSLGRFAFITNIEGKWNLILSVMEKGKKKDCRIILDRVFSPQPVRYLAGEMQVSVSGRDTSEFEQGLQNDTVVMNDVDYNRFMDAYEDSLARRGIQEKNHRLGEVVVKAKKWSREKDIFENRSKSVAYYDVPSEIDDIQDKGDYVGDDIHELLIRMNRNFIRRVDRNGEWLQYKGRSPLYVINYEQTQATEIDQTRYQTLRLEAIKSIYINEELSAKCRYADSRMSPLEVDEMYSCVVFIETYPEGEISVKGGKGVRKTWLEGYNKPAEFYHLDYSILPKEEDYRRTLYWNPEVLPDKAGNARVSFYNNGRCRKLKITAEMIAADGTIGMFNE from the coding sequence ATGGAGACAAAGAAAGGCTTTCTCGAACTATTGTTCTTGACTGATGAGCAAGAATATACGATTGATCGATATTGGGAACGTGGTGGTATATTCGTTCTTTTACTATTTATATTGTCAGTACTGCCATATTCATCGAAAGCCCAGATGTCGTCTGATAGCCTCGTCCAAAAAATAGCCGGATATATCGATGCTATACAGAATTTTGGGGATGTACTGCCGCAAGAAAAAGTCTATTTACACTTTGATAATACCAGTTATTATCAGGGAGATCCTATTTGGTTTCAATGCTATGTCGTCACACCCGGACTGAACCATCCGACGGAGCTAAGTAAAACACTCTATGTAGAATTGTTGAATCCTGGTGGTGAGATAATTTCAAAACGAGTATTACCTATACGGAACGGTCGTTGTCACAGCAGTTTCGAATTGACGCAACTTCCTTTCTATTCCGGTTTTTATGAAGTCCGTGCCTACACGAAATATATGTTGAATTTTGGGGAGGAGATTATTTTCTCACGCGTTCTTCCTGTTTTTGATAAACCTGCTAATCCGGGTGAATATAAAGAGAAAAATATACAAAAGTATGCGGTTTACAAGTATCCGCAGACCAGAAAGAAAGCAATGAAGGCAAAAAAGGTTAATTTAAAGTTCTTTCCAGAAGGAGGAAATTTGGTAAAAGGTGTTCCTTCACAGGTTGCTTTTGAAGCAACTGATGCTTACGGAAATCCCATAACGCTCTTTGGTAGGATTATCAATCGGAGAAAAGAAGAAATCGGTCATTTTGCCACTATACATGAAGGGCGGGGCGTATTTACTTATATACCTACTGGTGAAGACGCTGACAAAGCCGAAGTGGAGCTTGGTGGAAAGAAGTATCGTTTTGACTTGCCGGAGGTCTGTTCGCAAGGGTATGTATTGCACGTTGATAATCTTACCTCGGAAGATAGTATAGCTGTCAGTGTACAGAAAAATACATATACACCATCAAACTTATTAGGCTTGGCTGTGATTGCTCATGGAAAACTATTAAATTCTTGTCTGTTAAATGTGGGGAAGAACACTCCTGTCTCCTTCAAACTCGACAAATCGGAATGGACACCGGGAGTAGTACAACTTGTATTATTCGATACTGCGGGACAGATCATTGCCGACCGTCTTGTCTTTACGCGAAAACCGGAACTACTGGCAGTTGACGTACGCAAAAGCAAAGAAAGTTATCAGCCGTTTGAACGTGTCACGTTAGATTTTTCAGTTCGTGATACGACAGGTAATCCTGTGAGTGCTCCTATGTCAGTTTCTATACGTGACGGGTGGGAGGAAGTGGAAAGTCGTCATTCTATGTTAGTGGATTTATTGCTGATGTCGGAGATTAAAGGGTATGTTCACCGACCGCTTTACTATTTCGAGGTGAATGACATGGAGCATAGGTTGGCTTTGGATTGCTTGTTGATGGTTCAGGGATGGAGACGTTATAAATGGAAGTACGCAGCGGGTGTAGAGCCATTTGAATTAAAATATATGCCTGAACAGGGAATAGAAGTGCATGGACAAGTCGTCTCATTCGTTAGGGGTAAACCAAAACCGAATATGCAAGTGTCTTCTTTCTTAGCGAAACGGGGAGAAGAGGAAATTTCATCCGGAATGACTTCATTCGGTCTTCTCGAAACGGATAGTTTGGGGCGCTTTGCCTTCATTACCAATATCGAAGGCAAATGGAATCTGATTCTTTCGGTGATGGAGAAAGGGAAGAAGAAAGATTGCCGGATTATACTTGATAGAGTTTTTAGCCCTCAACCCGTAAGGTATTTGGCAGGTGAAATGCAAGTTAGCGTTTCTGGAAGGGACACTTCGGAATTTGAACAGGGACTTCAAAATGACACCGTTGTTATGAATGATGTAGATTACAATCGTTTTATGGATGCCTATGAAGATTCGTTGGCGCGACGGGGCATACAGGAGAAGAATCACCGGTTGGGTGAGGTTGTTGTAAAAGCGAAGAAATGGAGTCGCGAGAAAGACATTTTCGAAAATCGTTCTAAGTCGGTTGCTTATTACGATGTGCCTTCGGAAATAGATGATATTCAGGACAAGGGGGATTATGTAGGCGATGATATTCATGAATTGTTGATTCGTATGAACCGGAATTTTATACGTAGGGTTGATCGTAACGGCGAATGGCTACAGTATAAGGGGCGTTCTCCTTTGTACGTTATCAATTATGAACAGACACAAGCTACTGAAATAGATCAGACCAGATATCAGACACTCCGCTTGGAAGCTATCAAGTCGATTTATATCAATGAGGAATTGTCGGCAAAGTGTCGTTATGCAGATTCACGAATGTCTCCATTGGAAGTAGACGAAATGTACAGTTGTGTTGTTTTTATTGAAACCTATCCGGAAGGAGAGATTTCCGTGAAGGGTGGGAAAGGAGTCAGAAAGACTTGGTTGGAAGGTTATAACAAACCGGCTGAATTTTATCACCTTGACTATTCCATATTGCCGAAAGAAGAAGATTACCGACGGACATTGTATTGGAATCCCGAAGTCTTGCCGGACAAAGCGGGTAATGCCCGCGTGAGCTTCTATAATAATGGCCGTTGTCGGAAGTTGAAGATAACAGCCGAAATGATTGCAGCTGATGGAACGATTGGGATGTTCAATGAGTGA
- a CDS encoding DNA alkylation repair protein, producing MKTTTAENIRKELKALADPKYRKFHSYLLPGTDNILGVRIPQLRTMAKEIIKKDDWRPFVETANTNYYEETMLQGMIIGLAKMNLDEQINYISLFIPRINNWAVCDIFSSELKTAVRKGKETVWQFIQPYLKSQKEFEIRFGIVMLFHYINEEHIDSLLAYADLFKHEAYYARMAMAWMISICFIKFPQKTMKYLQQSKLDDWTYNKAIQKTIESLRINKETKDTLRTMKRR from the coding sequence ATGAAAACAACTACAGCTGAAAACATTCGAAAAGAACTAAAAGCACTAGCAGATCCGAAATATCGAAAATTCCACTCTTACCTACTCCCTGGAACCGACAATATTCTTGGTGTGCGTATACCTCAACTGCGGACAATGGCAAAAGAAATAATCAAGAAAGATGATTGGCGTCCATTTGTCGAAACAGCCAATACCAATTATTATGAAGAAACAATGCTTCAGGGAATGATTATTGGCTTAGCCAAAATGAATCTTGACGAACAGATTAACTATATAAGCCTGTTTATTCCTCGAATCAACAATTGGGCAGTATGCGATATTTTTAGCAGTGAACTTAAAACAGCCGTACGAAAAGGAAAAGAAACCGTATGGCAATTTATCCAGCCTTATCTGAAATCACAAAAGGAATTTGAAATACGTTTCGGCATTGTAATGTTATTCCATTATATAAACGAAGAGCATATTGATTCATTATTAGCATATGCCGATCTATTTAAGCATGAAGCCTATTACGCACGCATGGCTATGGCATGGATGATCTCTATCTGCTTTATTAAATTTCCGCAAAAGACAATGAAATACCTGCAACAAAGCAAACTGGACGATTGGACTTACAACAAGGCAATACAGAAAACAATCGAATCTCTCCGCATAAATAAGGAAACAAAAGACACCCTCCGTACAATGAAAAGACGATAA
- a CDS encoding hybrid sensor histidine kinase/response regulator transcription factor, with protein sequence MKYLITTSLLTSIIIVIAIPNLLNSILLLTAGGVSLYWSLSYFITMQKETNLLKEENLYFIDSFQSIRIPITQIHISLQMICNKHYPEEIRQELLRSIDCLNEHLYRLMNLKQLFIHPQSIDIAEYELGYFLKDRVNSLKDHAANKQVKLKVKTEFHYASAWIDQSKISPVIDKFIKNAIDYTEPKKTIILSISLSTEHWKISINNFENRKLIQCYKCKRHPLLKRKEELEYDFAKSIFCKKLTELCNGKILINHLNHNVSLNFPLKHSYKNVPERPRIHINENQEEKKIDNLFHKIPPQRGSTKPTIIIADSNENFRFYLEAHLSKDYIIKSFENGSEVLESIKEEHPDLIISDTVLHGMSGNELSSRLKTSGDTSIIPIILYGSHIDIDRRYKRETSLADTFLYIPFHIEDLKIEITVLIRNSRFLRKAFLQQIFGEQFIRIQTTKNLDNANCTFINKVKEFILENIDREDLTIDDIASQLCMSRTAFYNKWKLLTGEAPKFFIYRIRMEKARELLESGKCPVNVVPEMIGLRNLKNFRNRYKEYFKITPCKSIKKE encoded by the coding sequence ATGAAATACTTAATAACAACGTCACTCCTCACTTCTATCATTATAGTAATAGCTATCCCCAATTTATTAAACTCCATTCTTCTATTAACAGCAGGAGGAGTCTCATTATACTGGTCCTTATCCTATTTTATCACCATGCAAAAAGAAACAAATCTTTTGAAGGAAGAGAATCTGTATTTTATAGATTCTTTTCAAAGCATACGTATTCCTATTACTCAGATTCATATCTCTTTGCAAATGATATGCAACAAGCATTACCCTGAAGAAATCAGACAGGAACTATTACGCAGTATAGATTGTCTCAATGAGCATCTATACAGATTAATGAACCTAAAACAATTGTTTATTCATCCCCAAAGCATAGATATTGCAGAGTATGAACTAGGATATTTTCTTAAAGACAGAGTCAATTCACTAAAAGATCATGCCGCAAATAAGCAGGTAAAATTAAAAGTTAAAACTGAATTTCATTATGCCAGTGCATGGATCGACCAAAGTAAAATATCTCCAGTCATCGACAAATTTATTAAGAACGCTATCGACTATACCGAACCGAAAAAAACAATTATACTCTCAATCTCTCTAAGTACAGAACACTGGAAAATCAGCATAAACAACTTCGAAAATAGAAAACTGATACAATGCTATAAATGCAAAAGACATCCGTTGCTCAAACGGAAGGAAGAACTTGAATATGATTTTGCAAAAAGTATATTTTGCAAAAAACTGACAGAATTATGCAACGGGAAGATTCTTATCAATCATTTAAACCACAATGTTTCATTGAATTTCCCACTAAAGCATTCATACAAAAATGTACCCGAACGCCCTAGAATACATATCAATGAAAATCAAGAAGAGAAAAAAATAGATAATTTATTCCACAAGATTCCTCCCCAAAGAGGCTCAACCAAGCCTACTATTATCATTGCTGACAGTAATGAAAATTTCAGGTTTTATCTGGAAGCGCATTTATCAAAAGACTACATTATAAAGAGTTTCGAAAATGGTTCAGAAGTACTGGAAAGTATAAAGGAGGAACATCCGGATTTAATCATTAGCGATACCGTACTGCACGGGATGAGTGGAAATGAACTATCGTCAAGATTGAAAACATCCGGAGATACTTCCATTATTCCTATTATCCTTTACGGCTCCCACATTGATATAGACCGACGTTACAAAAGAGAGACATCTCTGGCTGATACATTTCTGTATATTCCTTTCCATATAGAAGATTTAAAAATAGAAATAACTGTTCTTATTAGAAATAGTCGTTTCCTTAGAAAAGCATTTTTACAACAAATATTCGGTGAACAATTTATAAGGATACAGACAACAAAAAACTTAGATAACGCTAATTGCACATTTATTAACAAAGTGAAAGAATTCATTTTAGAGAATATAGACAGAGAGGACCTGACTATTGACGACATAGCTTCACAATTATGTATGAGTAGAACCGCTTTCTACAATAAATGGAAATTACTGACAGGAGAAGCTCCCAAATTCTTTATCTACCGTATCCGCATGGAAAAAGCCCGCGAACTGTTAGAAAGCGGAAAATGTCCTGTAAATGTAGTGCCGGAGATGATCGGACTTAGAAACTTAAAAAACTTTCGTAACAGATATAAAGAGTATTTCAAAATAACACCCTGTAAATCTATAAAAAAGGAATAG
- a CDS encoding HlyD family secretion protein, protein MANQLKEKQKKLKKLRTRNIILNLVCICLAGSGLWWTATYFWRYVNYEVTNDAFVDQYVAPLNVRASGYIKEVCFKEHQYVRQGDTLLVLDNREYQIKVKEAEAALLDAHGSQEVLHSGIETAHTNIAVQDANIAEAKTKLWQLEQDYHRFERLLKEESVPEQQFEQIKAAYEAAKARNQALVAQKQSVLSQYTETSKKTTSAEATILRKEADLDLAKLNLSYTVLTAPYDGYMGRRTLEPGQYVQTGQTISYLVRNKDKWITANYKETQIANIYIGQQVRIKVDAVPGKIFHGEVTAISEATGSKYSLVPTDNSAGNFVKVQQRIPVRIELEDVSSEEMAQLRAGMMVETEALRK, encoded by the coding sequence ATGGCAAATCAATTGAAAGAAAAACAGAAGAAGCTGAAAAAGCTCAGAACCCGCAATATTATTTTAAATTTGGTATGTATCTGTCTGGCAGGTTCCGGCCTTTGGTGGACTGCCACTTACTTTTGGCGTTATGTAAATTATGAAGTGACGAATGACGCTTTTGTAGACCAATATGTAGCGCCCTTGAATGTACGGGCTTCGGGTTATATAAAAGAGGTATGTTTTAAAGAACATCAATATGTGCGTCAAGGGGATACTTTACTGGTGCTTGACAACCGTGAATATCAAATCAAGGTGAAGGAAGCGGAAGCTGCTTTGTTGGATGCACATGGCTCACAAGAAGTGCTTCATTCGGGCATTGAGACTGCCCATACAAATATCGCCGTGCAGGATGCCAACATTGCCGAAGCAAAAACGAAACTCTGGCAACTAGAGCAGGATTATCATCGCTTTGAACGTTTGTTGAAAGAAGAATCCGTCCCGGAGCAACAGTTTGAGCAAATTAAAGCTGCCTATGAAGCGGCAAAGGCGCGTAATCAGGCACTGGTTGCTCAGAAACAGTCGGTACTCTCACAATATACGGAAACAAGTAAGAAAACAACGAGTGCGGAAGCCACCATTTTGCGTAAGGAAGCAGACCTCGATCTGGCTAAATTGAATTTGTCTTATACGGTTCTTACGGCTCCCTATGACGGATACATGGGCAGGCGGACTTTGGAACCCGGTCAGTATGTACAGACCGGACAAACCATTTCTTATCTGGTACGCAACAAGGACAAATGGATAACCGCCAATTATAAAGAAACGCAGATTGCCAATATCTATATCGGCCAACAAGTGCGTATAAAAGTGGATGCAGTGCCCGGAAAGATTTTCCACGGAGAAGTTACCGCTATCTCCGAAGCGACGGGTTCCAAATATTCATTAGTTCCTACGGATAACTCCGCCGGAAATTTTGTAAAGGTACAACAGCGGATACCGGTACGGATTGAACTGGAAGATGTCTCTTCGGAAGAAATGGCACAGTTGAGAGCCGGTATGATGGTAGAAACAGAAGCTCTGCGCAAATGA
- a CDS encoding DUF4840 domain-containing protein: protein MKTLIEMKKVYCFNRFVLFVMVLSLATTFTSCSNDDDEDIPVYSLKDVEGNYLGKMTTESAPVIPTENAGESEEPVGIEVNAEVKDNEIAINKFPVDDLIKSIIEDPDQAEIIIKAIGDINYKIPYTATFNENKDNILLQLQPEPLEIKFDPSTQLTANEKELTEITVIVTVQADEKGDFAYNGKTLKFAIKATKVEVGNTTLDKFPITTFNFDMSKK, encoded by the coding sequence ATGAAAACTTTAATTGAAATGAAAAAAGTATATTGTTTTAATCGTTTCGTTTTATTCGTAATGGTACTAAGCTTGGCTACCACCTTTACTTCGTGTAGTAATGATGACGATGAGGATATTCCTGTATATTCTCTTAAAGACGTAGAAGGAAACTACTTGGGTAAAATGACAACCGAATCAGCCCCTGTCATCCCCACAGAAAATGCTGGTGAAAGTGAAGAACCAGTAGGAATTGAAGTAAACGCAGAAGTAAAAGACAACGAAATTGCTATCAATAAATTTCCTGTTGACGACCTGATTAAAAGTATCATCGAAGATCCGGACCAAGCTGAAATTATTATTAAAGCTATCGGAGATATCAATTACAAAATTCCCTACACAGCTACTTTCAACGAAAACAAAGATAACATCTTACTTCAACTTCAACCCGAACCTCTAGAAATTAAATTTGATCCTTCGACTCAACTAACAGCAAATGAAAAAGAACTAACCGAAATTACTGTGATAGTAACTGTTCAGGCAGACGAAAAAGGAGATTTTGCCTATAATGGAAAAACATTAAAATTTGCTATAAAAGCGACAAAGGTAGAAGTGGGTAATACAACTTTAGATAAGTTCCCCATTACTACATTCAACTTCGATATGAGCAAAAAATAG
- a CDS encoding TolC family protein — translation MFLKKYKLYPVILFSLFSFPQLMHAQTDSLFLTVDQLFERGVQYSLQLQADAMKESMAQERTRTARTARLPELQIGLKGGFVGQPVVWERGLSAPLYPDAPDWSQNYAIDLAQPLYQGGKIRSAIHKADIEKQVAELQTLTDRAEIKLKLLNQYMNLFSLFKQHEILMRNIEESELRLYDIRRMKKEGLITNNDVLRSEMQLTNDRLSLQETENSIVLVSQQLDILLGQDENVLLRPDTALLYRAVALQSYDDYIVQAYANNPVMKLLRAQTELARNEIRSTKSFSLPGISLYASNTLARPVSRTLADMYNNNWNVGVSVSYPLSSLYKNNHKIKESKMRMSLRKNEEEQKMQGIRMEVRSAFLRHREAMQRVEALKLSVRQAEENYRIMQNRYLNQLAILTDLLDANSVRLNVELQLVTARTRVIYTYYQLQKACGRL, via the coding sequence ATGTTCTTGAAAAAATATAAACTATATCCGGTCATTTTATTCAGCCTGTTTTCTTTTCCCCAATTGATGCACGCACAAACAGACTCTTTATTTCTTACTGTCGACCAGCTCTTTGAACGGGGCGTACAATATAGCCTGCAACTTCAGGCGGATGCAATGAAAGAATCTATGGCACAGGAACGGACACGGACTGCAAGAACTGCGCGACTACCGGAACTACAGATTGGACTGAAAGGCGGATTCGTCGGTCAACCCGTCGTTTGGGAACGGGGACTGTCCGCACCTCTCTACCCGGACGCGCCGGACTGGTCACAAAATTATGCGATTGATTTGGCACAACCTCTCTATCAGGGCGGTAAAATCCGAAGTGCTATCCATAAGGCGGATATTGAAAAGCAAGTCGCCGAATTGCAGACTTTGACCGACCGGGCGGAGATTAAACTGAAACTGCTGAATCAGTATATGAATCTCTTCAGCCTCTTTAAGCAGCATGAGATACTGATGCGAAACATTGAAGAATCGGAACTTCGGTTGTATGATATACGGCGGATGAAAAAGGAAGGGCTGATTACTAATAATGATGTATTGCGAAGTGAGATGCAGTTGACTAACGACCGCCTGTCTTTGCAGGAAACGGAAAACAGTATTGTGCTTGTATCGCAGCAACTCGATATTCTGTTGGGGCAGGACGAGAATGTATTATTGCGGCCAGATACTGCCCTGCTTTATCGAGCAGTTGCCTTGCAATCTTATGATGATTATATCGTTCAGGCTTATGCGAACAACCCGGTGATGAAATTGCTTCGTGCACAAACGGAACTGGCAAGGAATGAAATCCGTTCAACCAAGTCTTTCTCATTACCCGGTATATCGTTATATGCATCGAATACATTGGCACGCCCTGTCTCGCGTACCTTGGCGGATATGTACAATAACAACTGGAATGTGGGCGTATCGGTTTCTTATCCTTTATCCTCATTGTATAAGAACAATCATAAAATAAAAGAGAGCAAAATGAGGATGTCTTTGCGGAAGAACGAGGAAGAGCAGAAAATGCAGGGAATCCGCATGGAAGTACGTTCCGCATTCTTACGGCATCGAGAAGCCATGCAGAGGGTAGAGGCTTTGAAACTGTCCGTCCGGCAGGCGGAAGAAAATTACCGTATCATGCAGAACCGCTATCTGAATCAACTGGCTATCCTGACTGATTTGCTCGACGCAAATTCCGTCCGCCTGAATGTCGAGTTGCAGTTGGTTACTGCACGCACCCGTGTGATTTATACTTATTATCAACTTCAGAAGGCTTGTGGTCGTCTTTAA